In a genomic window of uncultured Flavobacterium sp.:
- a CDS encoding metalloregulator ArsR/SmtB family transcription factor → MGATKTEHFTDKQNQIATIAKALGHPARIAIIEYLLKVNECICGDIVNELPLAQPTVSQHLKELKNAGLIKGNIEGNAICYCINEETFDVLKAYFSNIITVTKDQKCC, encoded by the coding sequence ATGGGAGCGACTAAAACAGAACATTTTACAGATAAGCAAAACCAAATCGCAACTATTGCTAAAGCATTAGGACATCCAGCAAGAATCGCCATTATAGAATATCTTTTGAAAGTAAACGAATGTATTTGTGGTGATATTGTAAACGAATTGCCACTTGCGCAACCTACCGTTTCTCAACATCTTAAAGAACTTAAAAATGCCGGACTTATAAAAGGTAATATCGAAGGAAATGCCATTTGTTATTGCATCAACGAGGAAACTTTTGATGTTCTAAAAGCTTATTTTTCGAATATTATTACTGTCACTAAAGATCAGAAATGTTGCTAA
- a CDS encoding DUF6428 family protein: MKLSDIKRILPTLENVEFQLENGTFVPEHFHVTEVGMISKNFIDCGGVIRHEKAVNFQLWNADDFEHRLKPTKLLNIITLSEEKLNIEDLEIEVEYQSETIGRYDLEFNGKNFILKSKTTACLAQDACGIPSQKQKISLTQLHTDSGNSCSPDSGCC; encoded by the coding sequence ATGAAACTATCAGACATTAAACGTATACTTCCAACACTTGAAAACGTAGAATTTCAATTAGAAAACGGGACTTTTGTTCCAGAACATTTCCATGTTACAGAAGTTGGAATGATCTCAAAAAACTTTATTGATTGTGGCGGCGTAATTCGTCATGAAAAAGCAGTAAACTTTCAGCTTTGGAATGCAGATGATTTTGAACATCGATTAAAACCAACCAAACTTTTGAATATCATTACTCTTTCTGAAGAAAAATTAAACATTGAAGATTTAGAGATCGAAGTCGAATATCAAAGCGAAACAATTGGCAGATATGATTTAGAATTCAATGGTAAAAATTTTATTCTGAAAAGTAAAACTACAGCTTGTTTAGCGCAAGATGCGTGCGGAATTCCTTCGCAAAAGCAAAAAATAAGCTTGACTCAATTGCATACAGACTCAGGAAATTCTTGTTCACCAGATTCGGGTTGTTGTTAA
- a CDS encoding serine hydrolase: protein MTKLFISLTAILSFSFLTAQEQTKTTKESSAKIDQYLTEVTTKYSMPGIAVAVIKNGKIIHRNNYGKANIEFDIPVSDKSIFRIYSLTKTIIVTGVFQLIEQNKLALEDPISKYLPDLPATWNFVQIKHLVSHSSGLPDIVNYEQLQENEAKAKVFADAIQFEKGEKYEYNQTNFWLLQKIIEIISKQNIETFIIENQFGSQADNKDVFFSTDSRDIFANRVTPYNNFSGGKMQIGLSNNGSYLNSCNGINITMAEFIKWDSKFNENKLINEKTKNTMWTLFPFTKTDYKFTLGWDERNINGHISYGFSGGRRVAYRNFPKDNLSIIFLANGIGSDANVEDIINHIANIVDSDIIDYGFVAYETLMKSAQENVSGLKNTFNALKKDPKYANVNLEEHLNRIGYVLLYHDQKVPEAVSVFSLNAKEYPKSSNVYDSLAEAYEVNKDLKNALLSYTKAAELNTDADYRTRISKKITELKQSLK from the coding sequence ATGACAAAACTATTTATTTCGCTTACCGCAATTTTATCCTTTTCGTTTTTAACAGCACAAGAACAGACAAAGACAACAAAGGAATCAAGTGCTAAGATTGATCAATATTTAACTGAGGTTACAACCAAATATAGTATGCCCGGAATTGCTGTTGCGGTAATTAAAAATGGCAAGATCATTCACCGAAATAATTACGGAAAAGCAAATATTGAGTTTGATATACCAGTTTCTGATAAATCTATTTTTAGAATTTATTCTTTGACAAAAACGATTATTGTTACAGGAGTTTTTCAATTGATTGAACAAAACAAACTGGCATTAGAAGATCCTATTTCAAAGTATCTTCCTGATTTGCCAGCAACATGGAATTTTGTACAAATAAAACATTTAGTTTCACATTCTTCAGGGCTTCCGGATATTGTAAATTATGAACAATTGCAGGAAAATGAGGCTAAAGCAAAAGTTTTTGCTGATGCTATTCAATTTGAGAAAGGCGAAAAATATGAGTACAATCAAACCAATTTTTGGTTGCTTCAAAAGATTATAGAAATCATAAGCAAGCAAAATATTGAAACTTTTATAATTGAAAATCAGTTTGGAAGTCAAGCGGATAATAAAGATGTTTTTTTCTCTACAGATTCTCGAGATATTTTTGCAAACAGAGTTACGCCTTACAATAATTTTTCGGGCGGTAAAATGCAAATCGGACTTTCTAATAACGGAAGTTACTTGAATAGCTGTAATGGTATAAATATTACTATGGCTGAGTTTATAAAATGGGATAGTAAATTCAACGAAAATAAACTCATTAATGAGAAAACTAAAAACACAATGTGGACTTTATTTCCGTTCACAAAAACAGATTATAAATTTACTTTAGGTTGGGATGAACGCAATATAAACGGTCACATATCATATGGTTTTTCGGGAGGAAGAAGAGTTGCGTACAGAAATTTTCCGAAAGATAATTTGAGTATTATATTCCTGGCAAACGGAATTGGAAGTGATGCAAATGTCGAAGATATAATCAATCATATTGCTAATATTGTTGATAGTGATATCATAGATTATGGTTTTGTGGCGTATGAAACTTTAATGAAAAGTGCACAGGAAAACGTTTCAGGCTTAAAAAATACTTTTAATGCTTTAAAAAAAGATCCAAAATACGCTAATGTCAATTTAGAAGAACATCTTAACAGAATTGGATATGTACTTTTATATCACGATCAGAAAGTGCCCGAAGCAGTTTCGGTTTTTAGTCTAAATGCAAAAGAATATCCAAAATCAAGTAATGTTTATGATAGTTTAGCAGAAGCTTATGAAGTAAATAAAGATCTAAAAAATGCTTTATTGAGTTATACAAAAGCAGCAGAATTAAATACTGACGCAGATTATCGCACCAGAATTAGCAAGAAAATAACAGAGCTAAAACAATCGCTTAAATAA
- a CDS encoding arsenate reductase ArsC has translation MKKKILVLCTGNSCRSQIAEAYLRHFFDDKAEIYSAGVETHGVNPRAIATMKEDGIDISNHTSNHVDEYENIDFDIVITVCDNAKERCPFLPTKAKKLHQNFPDPAKATGTEEEILSEFRRVRQMIKEYCSTLKIS, from the coding sequence ATGAAAAAGAAGATTCTCGTACTTTGCACCGGAAATAGTTGCAGAAGTCAAATTGCCGAAGCTTATTTAAGGCATTTTTTTGATGATAAAGCCGAAATTTATAGCGCCGGAGTCGAAACACACGGTGTAAATCCAAGAGCGATTGCAACGATGAAAGAAGATGGAATTGATATCTCAAATCATACATCGAATCATGTTGATGAATATGAAAATATTGATTTTGATATTGTAATTACCGTTTGTGACAATGCCAAAGAACGCTGTCCGTTTTTGCCAACAAAAGCTAAAAAACTACACCAAAACTTTCCTGATCCTGCAAAAGCGACAGGAACTGAAGAAGAAATTTTAAGCGAATTCAGACGTGTCAGACAAATGATTAAGGAATATTGCAGCACATTAAAAATTTCTTAA
- a CDS encoding RagB/SusD family nutrient uptake outer membrane protein yields MKYFKNRTAFKFALLFTLLCSLQGCSDFLEQEPGTQISITEQLKNKQGMLQAVNGMYRGLEANVRGGVFPVYADVQGGNLKFTPSTTASSLGLISIPSPITNLYSFEDQSDNSNFSSFYSNSYSTINQSNLILEFVDALPDATEAEKNQIKAEALTVRAYSHFLLSEVYSQNYGYTDDASHLGIVYNKASLVQGLTYPARETVANTYALIIADITTAINLYAEASLLTGPAYSYFNKTSAKALLARVYLSKKDWKNAYETSNDIILNSGVSLVNSADYIAQWEQPDLPVSEILLEFTIPKTTDGTASGSLSVPFGYTSATVYGDYAASQDLLDLYESNDIRKQLFLEKTIPTLVNLQFENLKYYFTRKFQGNPGYVAFRLSEQYLIRAEAALKLNNPEQAKTDINTIRARSNATLLTDTNNLEELLFLERRKELCFEGHLLFDIARNKKDISRNDGCISLNCSLTYPSPKYIMPIPRYNINLNPNLKQNESY; encoded by the coding sequence ATGAAATATTTTAAAAATAGAACAGCATTTAAATTTGCACTGCTTTTCACCTTACTTTGTTCCTTGCAAGGCTGTAGTGATTTTCTGGAGCAAGAACCTGGTACACAAATTTCGATTACAGAACAGCTAAAAAACAAACAAGGTATGCTACAAGCCGTAAATGGTATGTATCGAGGTCTTGAAGCTAATGTACGTGGAGGCGTTTTCCCTGTTTATGCGGATGTTCAGGGCGGAAATTTAAAATTTACACCTTCAACAACAGCTAGTTCGCTAGGTTTAATTAGTATTCCGTCGCCTATTACAAATCTTTATTCTTTTGAAGATCAATCTGATAATTCTAATTTTTCGTCTTTTTACAGCAATAGTTACAGCACAATCAATCAATCGAATTTAATTTTAGAATTTGTCGATGCATTGCCGGATGCTACAGAAGCTGAAAAAAATCAAATAAAAGCCGAAGCCTTGACTGTTAGAGCTTATTCTCATTTTTTACTTAGCGAAGTTTACAGCCAAAATTACGGTTATACAGATGACGCATCACATTTAGGAATTGTTTACAACAAAGCTTCATTAGTACAAGGTCTTACTTATCCGGCGAGAGAAACTGTTGCTAATACTTATGCTTTGATAATCGCTGATATTACAACAGCAATAAATCTATATGCTGAAGCTTCGCTTTTGACTGGTCCCGCTTATTCTTATTTTAATAAAACAAGTGCAAAAGCATTATTGGCAAGGGTTTATTTGTCTAAAAAAGATTGGAAAAACGCCTACGAAACTTCCAATGATATTATTTTAAACTCAGGCGTAAGCTTAGTAAATTCAGCTGATTATATCGCACAATGGGAACAACCGGATTTGCCTGTTTCTGAAATTTTACTTGAATTTACGATTCCTAAAACTACTGACGGAACTGCCAGCGGATCATTATCTGTTCCTTTCGGATATACTTCTGCAACTGTTTATGGCGATTATGCTGCCTCTCAGGATTTATTGGATTTATACGAAAGTAATGATATCAGAAAACAATTATTTCTGGAAAAAACAATTCCAACTCTTGTCAATTTACAATTCGAAAACCTGAAATATTATTTTACCAGAAAATTTCAGGGAAATCCCGGATATGTTGCCTTTAGATTAAGTGAACAATATTTAATTCGCGCCGAAGCAGCCTTAAAACTTAATAATCCGGAGCAGGCAAAAACGGATATTAATACAATCAGAGCAAGATCTAATGCAACTTTATTGACCGACACAAACAATCTCGAAGAGCTTTTATTTCTAGAAAGAAGAAAAGAATTATGCTTTGAAGGTCATTTACTTTTTGACATTGCCAGAAACAAAAAAGACATTTCACGCAATGACGGTTGTATTTCGCTTAATTGCTCACTTACCTATCCGTCGCCAAAATATATAATGCCAATACCACGCTACAACATTAACCTTAATCCAAACTTGAAACAAAATGAATCATACTAA
- a CDS encoding SusC/RagA family TonB-linked outer membrane protein: MTFTIPNFRKILFFLALLISSFKGFSQNNGITLQLKNKPISFIIKSIEDQTDFRIIYNARKIDADQLADINVQNASLEVVLTQLFSGKNISFYIQKKQVLLTNSTPAPTSSNPDEKERFISGIVYSAKEKQPLAGATIRIKGTGMGAITDFNGKFVYQLKGNNINNIVLEAGFLGMESQAIKADNKKEFTFYLEEFTDELNQVVITSSYGTKKLKEEVVGSISSLNAKDIPVQQASESIDKMVEGQIAGVLVENVSGIGGPVKINIRGQGTLKSLSNSILGTSTQPLIIVDGVIMSEQAGIDNEYFNGGRLSEGLSNPLAMISPDNIEDFTVLKDAAAVGIYGADGANGVILITTKKGKKGKVQFGFSNQLGVSSAINQIKYLNGAQYTDLRNDYLKNSSTDYVPVPYNGINTDWFGLLNQSGIYNKYNFSVSGATSDFSYRSTITYLNIDEPQLGNTTKQLNGGINLGYRHSKWDINLSLNPSYIKKDAPNIYYDFAYLPTISPYNQDGSYSNLGVSGGNTGGNPLAAIEQNKNETESRGILGSLNLGYELNKNIKFGTLFGLDYIDKVQDRYFSGENESGQNNGTFVLNEKTYPNWGRRLINNRNATKWNWQGQMLFNKEINKNNAIDGVVGFELSEEKANFDYSSASGFVNPNVINRVEDAMQDDNPATPLVDESKTRQVHGSDINYNSRVSLFSQINYNYKKKYYALVNFRRDESSVFGDDTNVAYNSGAGLAWIASNEDFLKSNSWIDFLKLKISYGSTGNSRIGSYRSKGLYTVLQNGYNGDTSASSSVSPNGNLSWEKNVKFNTGIDFNVFNTIELSLEYYYDSLSDLIVARDIPTETGYNSVQLNAADMYNKGFEFTTRIKWFQKGKFKWTSSFNISTVDNKVTDLVGLGSDYSLANIALAQKIGYSTSTIWGINWVGVDPATGRDLVKKNGQVYDAATYSRLFTNADWEPIGDTQPKAFGGFSNRFTLNNITLSVTGAFQWGGDKLISDEMISKPRTTSNRNMSVNAYDYWRNQGDVVSQPAPSNNTLLSNMSKYVYDATYIKISNINLSYNVPLKNTFLDTLTLFADVSNALYWYKEKSPAGMNGIREFNYTYPQARTISCGINTKF; this comes from the coding sequence ATGACTTTTACGATACCAAATTTCAGGAAAATTCTATTTTTCCTAGCGCTTCTCATATCCAGTTTTAAAGGTTTTTCTCAGAATAATGGCATAACATTACAGCTAAAAAACAAACCTATTAGCTTCATTATCAAATCAATTGAAGATCAAACTGATTTTAGAATCATTTATAATGCAAGAAAAATTGATGCCGATCAACTTGCGGATATTAATGTACAAAATGCATCTTTAGAAGTTGTATTAACGCAATTATTTAGCGGCAAAAACATTTCTTTTTACATACAGAAAAAGCAGGTTTTATTAACGAACTCTACTCCTGCTCCAACTTCTTCAAATCCTGATGAGAAGGAAAGATTTATTAGTGGAATCGTTTATAGTGCCAAAGAAAAACAACCGCTTGCCGGAGCAACAATACGCATAAAAGGTACCGGAATGGGCGCTATAACTGATTTTAACGGAAAATTTGTTTATCAGTTAAAAGGAAATAATATCAATAATATAGTGCTTGAAGCTGGCTTTTTAGGCATGGAATCTCAAGCTATAAAGGCAGATAATAAAAAAGAGTTTACATTTTATCTGGAAGAATTTACAGATGAGCTAAATCAGGTTGTCATTACATCTTCTTACGGAACTAAAAAACTTAAAGAGGAAGTTGTTGGAAGTATTTCGAGCTTAAACGCCAAAGATATTCCGGTTCAACAAGCCTCAGAAAGTATTGATAAAATGGTCGAAGGACAAATTGCCGGGGTTTTGGTCGAAAATGTTTCGGGAATTGGTGGTCCGGTTAAAATTAATATTCGTGGTCAGGGAACTTTAAAATCTTTATCTAACTCTATTTTAGGTACTTCTACTCAGCCTTTGATTATTGTTGATGGCGTAATTATGAGTGAACAAGCGGGTATTGATAATGAATATTTTAACGGAGGAAGATTGTCTGAGGGATTATCGAATCCGTTAGCAATGATTTCGCCTGATAATATTGAAGATTTTACGGTTTTAAAAGATGCCGCGGCTGTTGGAATTTATGGTGCTGATGGTGCAAATGGTGTGATTTTGATTACGACAAAAAAGGGTAAAAAAGGAAAAGTTCAATTTGGGTTTTCGAACCAACTTGGAGTTTCATCGGCTATTAATCAAATTAAATATTTGAATGGCGCGCAATATACGGACTTGCGAAATGATTACTTAAAAAACAGTTCTACAGATTATGTTCCGGTTCCTTACAATGGAATCAACACGGATTGGTTTGGATTATTGAACCAAAGCGGGATTTATAATAAATATAATTTTAGCGTTTCCGGAGCTACATCGGATTTCTCGTATCGAAGCACAATTACCTATCTAAATATTGATGAACCGCAATTAGGGAATACTACAAAACAGCTTAACGGAGGAATTAATTTAGGATATAGACATTCAAAATGGGATATTAATTTGTCATTAAACCCAAGTTATATCAAAAAAGATGCTCCTAATATTTATTATGATTTTGCTTATTTGCCAACAATTTCGCCTTATAATCAAGACGGATCTTACTCAAATCTTGGTGTATCGGGAGGAAATACCGGAGGAAATCCTTTGGCTGCAATTGAACAAAATAAGAATGAAACTGAAAGCCGTGGAATCTTAGGAAGTTTGAATTTAGGTTATGAATTAAATAAAAATATAAAATTCGGGACTTTATTTGGTCTGGATTATATTGATAAAGTTCAGGATCGTTATTTTTCCGGAGAAAATGAAAGCGGGCAAAACAATGGAACTTTCGTCCTGAACGAAAAAACATATCCCAATTGGGGAAGACGTCTTATAAATAATCGAAATGCTACCAAATGGAACTGGCAGGGACAAATGTTATTTAATAAAGAAATCAATAAAAACAATGCGATAGACGGTGTTGTAGGTTTTGAACTTTCTGAAGAAAAAGCCAATTTTGATTATTCATCGGCTTCAGGATTTGTAAATCCTAACGTAATTAATCGCGTTGAAGATGCGATGCAAGATGATAATCCTGCAACTCCTTTGGTTGATGAAAGTAAAACGAGACAGGTTCACGGATCTGACATTAATTACAATTCAAGAGTTTCTTTGTTCTCGCAGATCAACTACAATTACAAGAAAAAATATTATGCGTTAGTCAATTTCAGACGTGACGAAAGTTCGGTTTTTGGCGATGATACAAATGTTGCTTACAATAGCGGTGCGGGTTTAGCGTGGATTGCGAGCAACGAAGATTTCTTAAAATCAAATTCATGGATTGATTTCTTAAAATTGAAAATAAGTTATGGTTCAACCGGAAATTCTCGAATAGGTTCTTATAGATCAAAAGGTCTTTATACTGTTTTGCAAAATGGTTATAATGGCGATACAAGTGCTTCATCAAGCGTTTCTCCTAACGGAAATTTAAGTTGGGAGAAAAACGTAAAATTCAATACCGGAATCGATTTTAATGTATTCAATACGATCGAACTTTCATTAGAATATTATTATGATAGTTTATCTGATTTGATTGTTGCACGGGATATTCCAACCGAAACAGGTTATAATTCTGTGCAATTAAATGCGGCAGATATGTATAATAAAGGTTTTGAGTTTACGACCAGAATCAAATGGTTTCAAAAAGGAAAATTCAAATGGACTTCTTCTTTCAATATCTCAACGGTAGACAATAAAGTAACGGATTTGGTAGGTTTAGGAAGCGATTATTCATTGGCTAATATTGCTCTTGCTCAAAAAATTGGTTACAGTACTTCAACTATTTGGGGTATAAATTGGGTGGGCGTTGATCCCGCAACCGGAAGGGATTTGGTTAAAAAAAATGGACAAGTTTATGATGCTGCAACTTACAGCAGATTGTTTACCAATGCTGATTGGGAACCAATTGGTGATACACAACCTAAAGCTTTTGGAGGTTTTAGCAATCGTTTTACGCTAAACAATATTACATTATCTGTAACAGGCGCTTTTCAATGGGGTGGCGATAAATTGATTTCTGATGAAATGATTTCAAAACCCAGAACAACTTCAAACCGAAATATGTCTGTAAATGCATACGATTACTGGAGAAATCAGGGCGATGTTGTTTCGCAGCCTGCGCCTAGCAACAATACTTTATTATCTAATATGAGTAAATATGTTTATGACGCTACTTATATCAAAATCAGCAATATAAACCTGAGTTATAATGTTCCGCTAAAAAATACTTTTCTGGATACTTTAACCCTTTTTGCAGATGTTTCGAACGCATTGTATTGGTACAAAGAAAAGAGTCCGGCGGGAATGAATGGTATCAGAGAATTTAATTACACTTATCCGCAAGCCAGAACAATCTCCTGCGGAATTAATACTAAATTTTAA
- a CDS encoding cytochrome c peroxidase has protein sequence MKLKKTIILLLFLLSLTAYKSIDQPDYIDVQELRKLYSSGNPSTWPTPELDKNIDKKAFRDIGLLPAVPYPEYNPYSKEKESLGKILFFDPRLSTSGQIACASCHNPELGWTDNLTRSFGHDRQTGKRNSMTILNSAYATSLFWDGRAKSLEDQAQFPIGDPLEMNEKLTIAVDKIAKIKGYNTLFEAAFGNKEVSLQRIQYAIATFERSINSPKSKFDQFITGKSDAYTDSQVKGLHLFRTKAQCINCHNTPYFSDNQFHNDGQTLFGTKNEDFGRYNVTKNKADIGKFRTPTLREVVNTKPWMHHGHFPSLLDVVELYNLGNPSPVQKKYLGTERDSLIPKVDPMLKKLDLNKEEINDLLAFIETLSTPTRRIIIPTLPK, from the coding sequence ATGAAATTGAAAAAAACAATAATCCTTCTTTTATTCCTATTAAGTTTAACGGCTTACAAAAGCATTGATCAACCGGATTATATCGATGTTCAGGAATTGCGAAAATTATATTCAAGCGGAAATCCATCTACTTGGCCAACGCCTGAATTGGATAAAAATATAGACAAAAAAGCATTCCGTGATATTGGACTGCTTCCTGCTGTGCCTTATCCTGAATATAATCCGTATTCTAAGGAAAAAGAAAGTCTGGGTAAAATATTGTTTTTTGATCCGAGGTTATCGACAAGCGGACAAATTGCGTGCGCTTCCTGCCATAATCCGGAATTGGGCTGGACAGATAATTTAACGCGTTCTTTTGGTCATGATCGCCAAACGGGAAAACGAAATTCGATGACGATTTTAAATTCGGCGTATGCCACATCTTTATTTTGGGACGGACGTGCAAAAAGTTTAGAAGATCAAGCACAATTTCCGATTGGAGATCCTCTTGAAATGAACGAAAAACTAACAATTGCCGTTGATAAAATTGCGAAAATTAAAGGCTATAACACTCTTTTTGAAGCTGCTTTTGGAAATAAAGAAGTATCGCTGCAACGCATACAATATGCCATTGCAACTTTTGAAAGATCAATAAATAGTCCCAAAAGTAAATTTGATCAGTTTATTACCGGAAAATCTGATGCTTATACAGACTCACAAGTAAAAGGTTTGCATTTGTTCAGAACCAAAGCGCAATGCATCAATTGTCATAATACACCTTATTTTAGTGACAATCAATTTCATAATGACGGACAAACTTTATTTGGAACAAAAAATGAAGATTTCGGGCGTTATAATGTTACCAAAAACAAAGCAGATATTGGAAAATTCAGAACGCCAACGCTGCGTGAAGTCGTAAACACAAAACCATGGATGCATCACGGGCATTTTCCGTCTTTATTGGATGTTGTAGAATTATACAATTTAGGAAATCCCTCGCCTGTTCAGAAAAAATATCTGGGTACAGAACGCGATTCTTTGATTCCAAAAGTGGATCCAATGCTTAAAAAACTGGATTTAAACAAAGAAGAAATTAATGATCTTTTGGCTTTTATAGAAACGTTGAGTACACCAACCCGAAGAATTATAATTCCAACATTACCGAAATAA
- a CDS encoding RNA polymerase sigma-70 factor, protein MNINNSFELNLFESFKEGDETAFTYFYDKYFRRITAFSVQFIYDKDEAENLAQEAFLHLWQSRETVESINGIQSFLYTYAKSKCLNMIRHNKVKDKFKSEVLNQKERELDIEILNSVQFDTLELTELERLIQESISDLPPKTREVFIKKRFENKKNAEIAEEMQVSLKAVEAHMTKALKILKTKLSDYLFLIFILICNN, encoded by the coding sequence ATGAACATTAATAACAGTTTCGAATTAAATCTTTTTGAATCTTTCAAAGAAGGAGACGAAACTGCTTTCACTTATTTCTACGACAAATACTTCCGTCGAATTACCGCTTTTAGCGTTCAGTTTATTTACGATAAAGATGAAGCTGAAAATCTCGCGCAAGAAGCTTTTTTGCATTTATGGCAAAGCAGAGAAACCGTAGAATCGATAAACGGAATACAATCTTTCTTGTACACTTATGCAAAATCAAAATGTCTGAACATGATTCGGCATAATAAAGTGAAGGATAAATTTAAAAGTGAGGTTTTAAATCAGAAAGAGCGTGAATTGGATATCGAAATCTTAAATTCGGTACAATTTGATACTTTAGAATTAACCGAATTAGAACGTTTAATTCAGGAATCAATAAGCGACCTTCCGCCAAAAACGAGAGAAGTTTTTATAAAAAAGCGTTTCGAGAATAAAAAAAATGCAGAAATAGCCGAAGAAATGCAAGTATCGCTAAAAGCCGTTGAAGCCCACATGACAAAGGCTTTGAAGATTTTAAAAACCAAATTATCGGATTATTTATTCTTAATTTTTATCCTTATTTGTAATAATTAA
- a CDS encoding DUF4974 domain-containing protein → MTSELIYKYLSNEASEQEVQSLFDWIDASEENKKHFISLKKTWALATLSDVITTESVSVISMKPKNNAIQYLKYAAVFLVLFGLGKLAFDFSQKTKSSKEIVLELADGRSEIIAKNNQTQVINDKGSLVAKKFPNHIIYFGKVQDQKVVYNTLKVPYGKRFKLTLSDGTIVSLNSGTTLRYPEQFGINGKRNVFLTGEAFFEVAKDKQHPFIVNANKVDIEVLGTKFNISAYPENPTVNSTLIEGSIQMYEVENKENLVLLLPNQMATWQNNAKKITTKAVDPSFYSAWTKGELAFKDTPFSTITKIIQRTYDVEIINENTVLAKQNFTGTIKISDSSVENILELLKRDTPFNYSIEENTITITNPSITK, encoded by the coding sequence ATGACATCAGAACTTATTTATAAATATCTTTCTAATGAAGCTTCAGAACAAGAAGTTCAATCTCTTTTTGATTGGATTGATGCTTCTGAAGAAAACAAAAAGCACTTTATATCTTTAAAGAAAACTTGGGCTTTAGCAACTCTTTCGGATGTAATTACGACTGAATCCGTTTCGGTAATTTCGATGAAACCAAAAAATAATGCGATTCAGTATTTAAAATATGCCGCGGTATTTTTAGTTTTATTCGGATTAGGAAAACTGGCTTTCGACTTTAGTCAAAAAACAAAATCATCTAAAGAAATTGTTTTAGAATTGGCTGATGGACGTTCTGAAATCATCGCAAAAAACAATCAAACTCAGGTTATAAATGACAAAGGAAGTTTGGTTGCAAAGAAATTTCCAAACCATATTATTTACTTCGGAAAAGTTCAGGATCAGAAAGTGGTTTACAATACACTTAAAGTTCCTTACGGAAAACGATTTAAACTTACACTTTCTGACGGAACGATTGTGAGTTTAAATTCGGGAACAACTTTGCGTTATCCGGAACAATTTGGTATCAACGGTAAAAGAAATGTATTTCTAACTGGTGAAGCTTTTTTTGAAGTCGCAAAAGACAAACAGCATCCGTTTATTGTAAACGCCAATAAGGTTGATATTGAAGTTCTTGGAACAAAATTTAATATCAGTGCATATCCTGAAAACCCAACGGTTAATAGTACTTTGATCGAAGGAAGTATTCAGATGTATGAAGTTGAAAACAAAGAAAATTTGGTTTTACTTCTTCCAAATCAAATGGCGACCTGGCAAAATAACGCTAAAAAAATTACAACAAAAGCAGTTGATCCAAGTTTTTATTCGGCATGGACAAAGGGCGAACTTGCTTTTAAAGATACTCCATTTTCAACGATCACTAAAATAATTCAACGTACTTATGATGTCGAAATCATCAATGAAAATACTGTTTTGGCCAAACAGAATTTTACCGGTACGATTAAAATTAGTGATTCAAGTGTCGAAAACATTTTAGAACTTCTAAAACGTGACACGCCATTTAATTATTCGATCGAAGAAAATACTATTACTATTACCAATCCTTCCATAACTAAATAA